The Cellvibrio polysaccharolyticus genomic interval TGCTGAACGGGCAGGGGCTACGGCGGCAACAGGTGACATGGTTATCGCTCCTCAATTCTTGATGTAATTCGTCCGATGCCTTCGGCCAGCAGGTTGGTACCCAGTGCGAAGATGGCAATTAAAAGTACCGGGGCAAACACGGCGATGGGCTGAATTAGCAAACCTGCACGGTTTTCGTTAATCATCAACCCCCAGTCGGCGGTTGGTGGCGCAACGCCGTAACCGAGAAACGCAAGGCCGGAAAGCATGCCCACTGCCCAGGTCAGCATCACACCAAGGTGCACCAGTAGCGGAGTAAGAATATTGGGGATAATTTCGCGGAACAGAATTCTCCAGCGCGAGTAACCCATCATTTCAGCGGCTTCAATAAATTCCTGCGATACCACATTAAAAGCAATACCTCGGGAGAGGCGTACTACGCCGGGAATAAAGGCAATGGCTACCGTTAACACAATCAACCAATGTTCGCGCCCCAGCAGAGAAACAATCAGCAACACCAGAATCAAATCCGGGAAGGCAATTAAAACATCGGTGCCCCACACGATGGCCTGGTCGGTTTTCTTTCGCAGAAAGGCACCGGTCACACCCAGCGCCGCGCCAATAAACAAGGCAATTGCAGAGGCGGCAATGGACATCCACACCACCGATTGACCACCGGCAAGCACACGCGACAACACATCGCGGCCCAGCA includes:
- a CDS encoding ABC transporter permease, whose protein sequence is MTTKIKERSAKTLLITGWKSQQVRIGFILTVIALLAALAGPWFAPFSPTDLVGMTYGQPDAQAPLGYDVLGRDVLSRVLAGGQSVVWMSIAASAIALFIGAALGVTGAFLRKKTDQAIVWGTDVLIAFPDLILVLLIVSLLGREHWLIVLTVAIAFIPGVVRLSRGIAFNVVSQEFIEAAEMMGYSRWRILFREIIPNILTPLLVHLGVMLTWAVGMLSGLAFLGYGVAPPTADWGLMINENRAGLLIQPIAVFAPVLLIAIFALGTNLLAEGIGRITSRIEER